Proteins encoded in a region of the Panicum hallii strain FIL2 chromosome 3, PHallii_v3.1, whole genome shotgun sequence genome:
- the LOC112884456 gene encoding serine/arginine repetitive matrix protein 1-like, protein MDSADVAAAPFGSWASIRGYFTPATLFLVVNLVIGTIALTSRATQQRRRREHHNYHDDGHYHHQEPLHPHQQPAYGDHYYPQQQDTLYATPPAPAPLARTSSVLDRLRSFGLYRFRSGDFPPEYGAAAGANHAQDAFAPVEQETATATQQAHYARSRSDPSPAREERRPASTVKKSGAKVRKAQVAREPARVVEAVAEDDSVDARAEVFTASFRREPSPLQQEYHYQEEYVPPPARARALAPAPAPLARTSSVMDRLRSLGLYGFLAPEQPAAAAMPASAPAAAVEKKQAQSHYDRSRSEPAWEQGSNKEKKQEAKSKIAKSSSETRKAAAPSRVEAALAGESVDVRAEAFIDSFRQQQAQHHREDEYVPPPAPAPLSRAPSVLERLRSFSLYRFRSGDLGPDLPAAAAESTPPAADEKKQAAAHYGRSRSEPAPEQGKKEPRMSKSSSVVVEEEKPTAEADQGVDARADDFINKFRQQLQLQRLNSLLNYKEMLNRGGEQ, encoded by the coding sequence ATGGACAGCGCCGACGTCGCCGCGGCGCCGTTCGGCTCGTGGGCGTCGATCCGGGGGTACTTCACCCCGGCGacgctcttcctcgtcgtcaaCCTCGTCATCGGCACCATCGCGCTCACCTCCCGCGCCacccagcagcgccgccgccgggagcACCACAACTACCACGACGACGGCCACTACCACCACCAGGAACCGCTGCACCCGCATCAGCAGCCGGCGTACGGCGACCACTACTACCCGCAGCAGCAGGACACTCTGTACGcgacgccgcccgcgcccgcgccgctcgcccgcaCGTCCTCCGTCCTGGACCGGCTCAGGTCGTTCGGCCTCTACCGCTTCCGCTCCGGCGACTTCCCGCCCGAGtacggcgccgcggcgggggccAACCACGCGCAGGACGCGTTCGCTCCGGTGGAGCAagagacggcgacggcgacgcagCAGGCGCACTACGCCAGGAGCCGGTCGGACCCGTCGCCCGCGCGGGAGGAGAGGAGGCCGGCGTCGACGGTGAAGAAGTCGGGCGCGAAGGTGAGGAAGGCGCAGGTGGCCCGGGAGCCAGCGAGGGTGGTCGAGGCGGTCGCCGAGGACGACTCCGTGGACGCGAGGGCGGAGGTGTTCACTGCAAGTTTCAGGCGGGAACCGTCGCCGCTGCAGCAGGAGTACCACTACCAGGAAGAGTACGTTCCGCctccggcgcgggcgcgggcgttGGCGCCGGCACCTGCCCCGCTGGCGCGCACGTCGTCCGTCATGGACCGCCTCCGCTCACTGGGCCTCTACGGCTTCCTCGCACCAGAGCaacccgccgccgcggcgatgCCAGCAagcgcaccggcggcggcggtcgagAAGAAGCAAGCGCAGTCGCACTACGACAGGAGCCGGTCCGAGCCGGCGTGGGAGCAGGGTAGTAATAAGGAGAAGAAGCAAGAGGCCAAGTCGAAAATAGCCAAGTCGAGCTCGGAAACGAGGAaggccgccgctccgagccgggTGGAGGCGGCCTTAGCCGGCGAGAGCGTGGACGTGAGGGCGGAGGCGTTCATCGACAGCTTCAGGCAGCAGCAAGCGCAGCACCACCGCGAAGACGAGTACGTCCCGCCTCCGGCGCCCGCGCCGCTGTCGCGCGCGCCGTCCGTGCTGGAGCGCCTCCGCTCGTTCAGCCTCTACCGCTTCCGCTCCGGCGACCttggcccggacctccctgccgccgccgcggagtCGACGCCCCCGGCCGCGGACGAGAAgaagcaggcggcggcgcactACGGGCGGAGCCGGTCGGAGCCGGCGCCGGAGCAGGGCAAGAAGGAGCCGAGGATGAGCAAGTCGAGCTCCGTCGTCGTGGAGGAGGAGAAGCCGACGGCGGAGGCGG